ACTCCCGGGGTTATTCGTCTTTCAGGTTCCGGTTCATCAGGTCGCGAGTGGCCTGGGCCGGGTCTTTGTCCTCATAGAGTATCTTATACACTTGATCGGTGATGGGCAATTCCACGCCGAGTTTTTGTGACAGGTCATGCAGGGACTTGGTGGTTTTGACGCCTTCAGCCACCGCGTGCATGTCATTGATGATGTCGTTGAGTTTTTGTCCTTGTCCGAGTTTCAGGCCCACTTGTCGGTTGCGAGACAGGTCGCCGGTGCAGGTCAGGACCAGATCGCCCATGCCGGAAAGTCCCATGAAGGTCCGTTCCTGACCGCCCATGGCTTCTCCCAGACGGCTCAGTTCGGCCAGTCCTCTGGTAATGAGTGCGGCTCTGGCATCGTGCCCGAAGTTGAGACCATCGGCCATGCCGGCTGCAATGGCAATGACGTTCTTGACCGCGCCACCCAGCTCCACACCGCGATAATCGGGGGTGAAATAGACGCGGAAATACGGGGTGGAAAAGGCTTCCTGCAATTCGCGGCCAAGTTCGTGATCCTCACATCCCAGCGAGACTGAGGTGGGCATGTCAGCGGATACCTCGGCGGCAAAGGACGGGCCGGATAACGAGGCGTAACGGGGGCGTTTCCCTTCGAGTGATTCGGCGACGACACGGGACATGGGGGCCAGAGTATCCAGTTCGATGCCCTTGGATGCGCAGACGATAACCGGGTTGTCCGGCAGGATGTCGCGGAATCCTTCAAGGGCTGGTCGGATGAACTGACTCGGAATGACGACCAGAAAGTAATCGGCTTCGGCAAAGGCGATTTCGGGGTCGGATTCGACGTTGAGTTTTTCGGACAGGGTGACACCCGGCAGAAACGTGGTGTTTTCCCGGTTTTTTCGAATGGCGGTGACCACTTCTGGTTCACGTGCCCACAGGGTTGTATTGACATTGTTCTTTGCGAGCATGTCGGCCAGGGTGGTACCCCATGCGCCTGCGCCCAGAACTGCTATTTTCATGGATAAACTCCTTTGGTGCTCTCTACGATTGTGCAGCATACGTATGCTGGGAGCGGGTGGCAAGTCCCCAGTTCCGACTGGATAAAGGCGGGTGCGTGCACAAGGTTGCATCCTGTTACAGCCAGATGTATAGACCCTCCCATGGCTATACAATTCACCGAGACCGAGGAAAGGATACTCGCGCTGGCCGGGACTGATTTGCCGGACACCGAGCAGCCGTTCAAAACCATTGCCGAGACAGTGGGAGTGGACGAGCAGGATGTGCTCAATCTTTTGGCTGATCTCAAGGAGCGCAAGATTATTCGCCGCTTTGGAGCGACGCTCAGACACCAGCAGGCCGGATATGGTCACAATGCCATGGTGGCTTGGCGTGTGCCGGAAGAGCGGACAGACGAGGTCGGTGCAATCTTTTCGGCCCGATCCGAAATCTCCCATTGCTACATTCGGCGTACCTACCCGGAGTGGACGTATAATTTTTACACCATGATTCATGGTGAACGACCGGGCCATGCCCAGGAAGTGGTGGCCGAACTCGAGCAGATCATCGGTATTGATGACAACTGCGTCCTGCGGTCCCTGAAAGAACTGAAAAAAACCTCCATGGTCTATTTCAAATAATCCAATCGACACGAATCCGAGGCTGTCATGAACTCAAAAGAACTTTTTGCCAAGGCCCAGACCTTGATGCCCGGCGGTGTAAATTCGCCCCTGCGTGCCTGCAAGTACGTCAACGCTGAACCTGTCTTCATCGAGAACGCCAAAGGCGCGTATCTCTACGATGTGGAAGGTCGCAAGTATATCGATTACGTCTTTTCCTGGGGACCGCAGATTCTCGGCCATCAG
This genomic interval from Pseudodesulfovibrio sp. JC047 contains the following:
- a CDS encoding NAD(P)H-dependent glycerol-3-phosphate dehydrogenase — its product is MKIAVLGAGAWGTTLADMLAKNNVNTTLWAREPEVVTAIRKNRENTTFLPGVTLSEKLNVESDPEIAFAEADYFLVVIPSQFIRPALEGFRDILPDNPVIVCASKGIELDTLAPMSRVVAESLEGKRPRYASLSGPSFAAEVSADMPTSVSLGCEDHELGRELQEAFSTPYFRVYFTPDYRGVELGGAVKNVIAIAAGMADGLNFGHDARAALITRGLAELSRLGEAMGGQERTFMGLSGMGDLVLTCTGDLSRNRQVGLKLGQGQKLNDIINDMHAVAEGVKTTKSLHDLSQKLGVELPITDQVYKILYEDKDPAQATRDLMNRNLKDE
- a CDS encoding Lrp/AsnC family transcriptional regulator, whose amino-acid sequence is MAIQFTETEERILALAGTDLPDTEQPFKTIAETVGVDEQDVLNLLADLKERKIIRRFGATLRHQQAGYGHNAMVAWRVPEERTDEVGAIFSARSEISHCYIRRTYPEWTYNFYTMIHGERPGHAQEVVAELEQIIGIDDNCVLRSLKELKKTSMVYFK